The sequence below is a genomic window from Desulfovibrionales bacterium.
CGGCGCACCGTACCATTTACTATATTAGCGCACGGCCGGGTTACCAGCCTGTATGAAGACATGAAGAACGCCTTTGGCCATTGGGTGGTGCCGCCGTCAGGCCTCATGCAGATTCAAGAACTGGAGGCAGACACAAGGAAGATCATCCCTCCGGGCGACCTGAAACTGAGTTTTTCTCCAGTGCCGCACACCCCTGAGAGCCTGGCCGTTCGTATCGATACGGAAGATGGCCGGTCAATAGTCTATTCCGGGGACACGGATTATTCGGCCGGTTTGATTGAACTGGCTAAAGATGCGCATCTCTTTATCTGCGAGTGCGCCTGTCCTGAAGGTATGAAGATGGAAGGGCATCTGACCCCCTCCCTGGCCGGCCGGATGGCTGCGGAAGCCGGTTGCAAGCGGCTGATGCTGACGCATCTTTATCCGATCTGCGATGATAGTAATTTAATCGAACCCTGCCGCCGCCATTATGATGGTGAATTAATCATAGCCGAAGACCTTCTTAGGCTTGTTATCTGATAGCTGATGGCTGACTGCCGACCGCTGAAAGCTTAATCTTACTTGCGGCGGGTAATTATGTAATCAGCCAGTCCCAGAAGTATATCCTTGGTCGGGGAGGGAGGGAAGACGGAGAGGCTATCCCTTGCCCTTTCGATCGATTTCTGTGCCCGGGCATAAGCATAGTCAAAACCGCCATATTTTTCAATCAGTCCTCGTGCGGTGATGAAATCATCCTGACTGATGTGCTCCTGCATGAACAGCTTTCTCAGCTTATCATGGTCGGCCTTTGTGCTCTTATCTAGGGCAGAGATAAGAGGCAGGGTGACCTTGCCCTCACACAGATCATTTCCCACTTTTTTGCCAAACTCCTTTATGTCTGCCGTATAGTCCAGGACATCGTCGGTCAACTGGAAGGCTATCCCCAGATTTTCACCATAGGAACGCATGGCCTCTTCTTTTTCAGCAGGCACATTGCCTAGGATGGCGCCTACTTCACAGGCGGCGGCCATGAGAACAGCCGTCTTGCGATGTATAACCTGCATGTATTCATCTTCGGTAATTTCAAGGTTTTCGGCGTTGAGTAATTGCAGGACTTCTCCCTCGGCCATGAGGGTGGTGGCCTTTAAGAGGGCCTCCATGATGCGGATATTGCCCTGGAGGGCAGAAATGAACAGGGATTTTGAATAAAGGAAGTCGCCTACCAGGATAACCGCTTGATTCCCATAAACATCTTTGGCCGGGGCCTTTCCCCTGCGGATTTCCGCATTATCCACCACATCGTCGTGTAATAGTGTGGCCGCATGGAGATATTCAAAAATGGCGGACAGGTCAAACTTATGGTCACCGTGACAGTCGCACATCCGGGCTGATAGGATCATCAGGAGCGGACGAATGCGCTTGCCCCCGCTAAATAATATATAGCGGCTGACGTTCGAGATAAACGGTACATGGGAGGACAGATTATGGGCTATAGCCACTTCAATACGTTGGAGATCATCTTTTACCAGGGATAAGAAATGGTTACCGTTCACGGCGTGCAACATAGTCTAAAAGTAGGTCGTTGTCAAAAAGATTCTCCTTAAAAATCTTACAATTAGAGGCTGTTGGGATTTGCCTATCTAGTGTTTATCCGGAAACTACCGTTTCCGGTCGTGCCATAGGCAGATTCGCCGGGGAGAAAAAAATCTAAGACAAGCAACACATTAAGCTGAACGCTGATAGCTGAGTGCTGATTGCTCCATCCGGAATCCTTGGGTTTCCAGATGGGAACTATCTATGCCGGAGACTTAAATGTCTATTTGGAGACCGGAAATAATTGTTGACCTTTTTAGGTCTTTAATGATAGCCTATTATGAAATAAATAAATGTTGGTTATGAAATAAATGAATTTTGGTTGAGTCCCAAGAACTGCAAAAGAAACTTGTGGTAAATTAAGTGAAACATATCACAAATTAATTTTGAAGGGCTGTTCTTTGTTGAGTTTCGCTGACTAGTGGTTGGACAGAACGTGTAAGCATCTCTTCCTTATACGGTAGATAACTTCTGGAGAGTTTGTATAAAAGTTGACATAATTATGAAGAGAGAAGGGGGGTGGGTTAAAGATTAGCTTGCATGTTGCCGATAAGTCTAATGTTAAGGTAAAAACTTTTGACGAAAGGGGGACGCTATTGTGAAAATCTCACGTCGTAACTTTATCAAGGCCTCCGGCGTGGCCGCAGCAGGGCTGGGACTGAGCCAGCTCGGCTTTGACCTCTCCCCGATAGAGAGTTATGCGGCTGAACTCAAGATCAAAGGCGCCAAGGAAACCACCCATGTCTGTTGCTATTGTTCGGTGGGCTGCGGCCAGATCTCCCATGTATCAGAGGGAAAGTTAATCAACTTTGAGGGAGACCCTGACCATCCCATCAATGAAGGGGCCCTGTGCGCTAAGGGGGCGGCAAGTTATCAGATTGCCGTCAACGAAAATCGTCTAAAAAAGGTACGTTATCGCGCCCCATACAGCGCCAAGTGGAAAGAGGTGAACTGGGATTGGGCCCTGGAAAAGATAGCCAGGAACATTAAAAGAGACCGAGACGCCAGTTTTACAGAGAAGAATGCCGAAGGGAAGGTGGTCAACCGAACCAACCGCATTGCCTCGGTGGGTAGCGCTGCCCTGGACAACGAGGAATGTTGGCTGTATTCGAAGTTCCTCCGGTCTCTGGGGCTGGTTTATATCGAGCACCAGGCCCGTATCTGACACAGCGCCACTGTGGCGGCTCTGGCAGAGTCGTTCGGACGCGGTGCTATGACGAACCACTATATAGATTTCAGAAATGCCGATGTCATCTTAAACATGGGCAGTAATGTCTGCGAAAATCACCCTGTGTCTTACAAATGGATAAAGGCAGCTCAGGATAAGGGGGCGGTATTTATCCATGTTGATCCCCGTTTCACCCGCACTTCGACCAAGGCCGATATCTACGTCCGGCTCCGTTCAGGAACGGATATCGCCTTTTTGGGCGGCATGATCAAGTACATCCTGGATAATAATCTTTACGATGAATTTTACGTCAAAGGTTATACTAACGCCTCTTTTATCGTTACCCCGAAATACAGTTTTAATGACGGTCTGTTCTCAGGCTATGATCCGAACAAGAGGGCCTATGATGCATCAACCTGGGCCTTAGAAAAAGATGAAAATGGGATTCCGAAAAGAGACCTGACCTTACAAGATCCCGGATGTGTCTTCCAGCTTCTGAAGAAACATTATTCCCGTTACACATTGGAGAAGGTCTCTCAGATCACCGGAACCCCTGCCAAGGACTTGGAAAAAGTTTATAAGGTCTATGGTTCTACCGGCGCTCCTGATAAGGCGGGTACAGAATTATACGCCATGGGTTGGACTCAACACACGGTGGGTGTACAGAACATCCGGGCGATGTCCATGATCCAAACCCTTCTCGGAAATATGGGAATTGCAGGCGGCGGGGTCAATGCCCTGCGCGGAGAGTCCAACGTCCAAGGTTCAACCGATCAGGCCCTGCTTTATCATATCATACCCGGGTATTTGCCGAACCCACGGGCTCAGTGGGCGACGCTCGCCGATTATAACAAGACTACGCCTTCTTCCAAAGATCCCCGGAGCGTCAACTGGTGGAAAAACCGGCCCAAGTATGTGGCCAGCCTTTTAAAGTCCTATTATGGGGATAAGGCCGTCAAAGAAAATGATTTCGGATATGCGTGGCTTCCCAAACTGGATCCCACTCAGGATGCCTCATGGCTAAATCTCTTTGACGAGATGTATAAGGGGGTCTTTAGTGGCTTTCTTGCCTGGGGCATGAACCCGGCCTGTTCAGGCGCCAATGCCGGCAAGGTCCGACAGGCCCTGTCCAAACTGGACTGGATGGTCAATGTCAACGTCTTTGATAGTGAGACAGGGTCCTTCTGGCAGGGGCCGGGGATGAACCCCAAAAAGATCAAGACAGAGGTGTTCCAGTTGCCCTGTGCTGCTTTCCTGGAAAAGGAAGGCAGCATCAGTAACAGCGGCCGGTGGATGCAATGGCGCTATAAGGCCGTTAATCCTCCGGGGGAGGCAATGCCGGATGGGGATATCATTTATGAACTCTTTAAAAAGGTCCGGAGTCTGTATGAGAAAGAAAAGGGCGCCTTCCCCGCACCAATCCTGAGTTTGAAATGGGATTATGAAACTAACGGACATTTTGATATCCATAAGGTAGCCAAAGAAATCAACGGGTATTTTCTGGAAGACATACCGGAACATCCGGTGGACAAGAAGGCTTACAAAAAGGGGACCTTGGTGCCAAGCTTTGTCTTTCTGCTGGATGACGGTCGGACATCATGCGGCAATTGGATCTATTCCGCCAGTTACACCGAGGCCGGCAACATGGCTGCGCGCAGGAAAAAATCTGATCCCACCGGGTTAGGACTATATCCGGAATGGAGCTGGACCTGGCCGGTCAACCGGAGGATCATATACAACCGCGCCTCAGTGGATCTGGAGGGAAATCCGCGTGATCCCAAACGGCCGTTACTTAAGTGGGATATGGAGGCCAAGAAGTGGCTCGGTGACGTACCGGATGGTCCGGCGCCTCCTATGGGCGCCAACGGCATATATCCCTTTATCATGAAACCCGATGGAGTGGCTTCTGTCTTCGGACCGGGATTAAAGGATGGGCCATTCCCTGAGCATTATGAGCCGCTGGAATGCCCGGTTGAGCGGAACCTGATGTCCGGCCAGCGCATTAACCCGGCTATTAAGATTTATGCGGGAGATTTGGATAAGTTTGCCACTTGCGATCCTAAATACCCGTTGGTCTGCAGCACTTACCGGGTTCCGGAGCACTGGCAGACGGGTGTGCTGACCCGGTGGCTTCCTTGGCTTATTGAAGCCGAGCCGCAGATGTTCTGCGAAATGAGTTATGAGCTGGCGGAGCTTAAGGGTATCCAAAATGGAGAGCCGGTGGTCGTGGAGACGCAGAGAGGCAGTGTAGAGGCGGTGGCTATCGTAACCCACCGTCTTAAACCCTTCCAGATCGCGGACCAGACTGTACACCAGATAGGCATTCCCTGGCATTTTGGCTGGAGATGGCCGGAGAGTAAGGACTTCTCACGGGGGGGAGACAGCGCTAACCTGTTGACTCCCACGGTAGGCGATCCCAATACCATGATTCCGGAATCCAAGGCCTTCATGGCTAACGTCCGCAAGGCAACAAGAAAGGCGAGGAGGTGATCTGAATGGCTGGTAAATCATTTTTCATAGATACAAGTTTATGTACGGCCTGCCGGGGCTGCCAGGTAGCCTGCAAGCAGTGGAATAAAAATAAGGCAGAGGTGACTACCCAGCGAAACTGGGGCAATCATCAGAACCCGCCGGATTTCACCTCTAATACCTTTAAACTGGTGCGGTTCAATGAGTTGGAAGAGGGTGGCACGGTAAAATGGTATTTCTTTCCTGACCAGTGCAGGCATTGTATTGATGCGCCCTGTATGGAAATGGCCCAGGGGCTTGGGTCCAAGGCTATTACCCGGGATGCGGCTACCGGCGCTGTCTTGTTTAACCCTAAAATAAAGGTCAGCAAGACTGATTTCGAGGAGATCCGGTCGGCCTGTCCCTATGACGTCCCGCGCCGGAATGAAAAGGCTGGGACTATGGCCAAATGCACTATGTGTATCGACCGTGTCACCAACGGCCTGTTGCCTGCCTGCGTCAAGACCTGTCCATCCGGCGCCATGAATTTCGGGGATCGGGACAAGATGCTGGCTTTAGCCAATAAGAGGCTGGAAGAAGTTAAGAAAAGGTATCCCAAAGCGCAACTCCTTAATGCGGATGATGTGCGGACTATCTTTTTGGTAGTTGATGATCCTGTAAAATATCACAAATTCGCCGCGGCGAGCGACACCTTTGGTGTCACCAGGCTGGCAGCCATCAAGAAAATGATACGGCCTCTGACCAATCTGGCGAATTGGCCGGGTTAAGAATCAAGCATAATGGGGGTGACACGCCTAGTGTCACCCCCATTATGTCATTAGTCCATGGTCGTTTGTCACTGGTAAAAGCGGTCAATCTTCCGCAGTTAACCAATGACTAATGGCCAGTTGCGACACCTATATTTTACCAAAATCCCGCGTAGCAAATGGTTATATATAATGGATAACGGTCTCAGCCAGATTAAAGAAAGGATCGCGTTGTTTAGGGAGAAGATGCCTGTTTACAGGCAAGTTCTGGATTTCTATGAGGGCATCCGGGAGGCACAGAATGAAATAAAAACAACCGTTGATATCCCGCCGGTAGAGATAGAGAGAAAACTAAAAAATAACAAATTCCGTGAGG
It includes:
- a CDS encoding ribonuclease Z is translated as MIEVIVAGSGTGAPSLRRAAPSTCVRHNNYTLLLDCGSGTLRQLLKVGISPEQIDAIFLSHFHPDHVGDLVPFLFATKYNLGYRRTVPFTILAHGRVTSLYEDMKNAFGHWVVPPSGLMQIQELEADTRKIIPPGDLKLSFSPVPHTPESLAVRIDTEDGRSIVYSGDTDYSAGLIELAKDAHLFICECACPEGMKMEGHLTPSLAGRMAAEAGCKRLMLTHLYPICDDSNLIEPCRRHYDGELIIAEDLLRLVI
- a CDS encoding polyprenyl synthetase family protein is translated as MNGNHFLSLVKDDLQRIEVAIAHNLSSHVPFISNVSRYILFSGGKRIRPLLMILSARMCDCHGDHKFDLSAIFEYLHAATLLHDDVVDNAEIRRGKAPAKDVYGNQAVILVGDFLYSKSLFISALQGNIRIMEALLKATTLMAEGEVLQLLNAENLEITEDEYMQVIHRKTAVLMAAACEVGAILGNVPAEKEEAMRSYGENLGIAFQLTDDVLDYTADIKEFGKKVGNDLCEGKVTLPLISALDKSTKADHDKLRKLFMQEHISQDDFITARGLIEKYGGFDYAYARAQKSIERARDSLSVFPPSPTKDILLGLADYIITRRK
- the fdnG gene encoding formate dehydrogenase-N subunit alpha, producing MKISRRNFIKASGVAAAGLGLSQLGFDLSPIESYAAELKIKGAKETTHVCCYCSVGCGQISHVSEGKLINFEGDPDHPINEGALCAKGAASYQIAVNENRLKKVRYRAPYSAKWKEVNWDWALEKIARNIKRDRDASFTEKNAEGKVVNRTNRIASVGSAALDNEECWLYSKFLRSLGLVYIEHQARIUHSATVAALAESFGRGAMTNHYIDFRNADVILNMGSNVCENHPVSYKWIKAAQDKGAVFIHVDPRFTRTSTKADIYVRLRSGTDIAFLGGMIKYILDNNLYDEFYVKGYTNASFIVTPKYSFNDGLFSGYDPNKRAYDASTWALEKDENGIPKRDLTLQDPGCVFQLLKKHYSRYTLEKVSQITGTPAKDLEKVYKVYGSTGAPDKAGTELYAMGWTQHTVGVQNIRAMSMIQTLLGNMGIAGGGVNALRGESNVQGSTDQALLYHIIPGYLPNPRAQWATLADYNKTTPSSKDPRSVNWWKNRPKYVASLLKSYYGDKAVKENDFGYAWLPKLDPTQDASWLNLFDEMYKGVFSGFLAWGMNPACSGANAGKVRQALSKLDWMVNVNVFDSETGSFWQGPGMNPKKIKTEVFQLPCAAFLEKEGSISNSGRWMQWRYKAVNPPGEAMPDGDIIYELFKKVRSLYEKEKGAFPAPILSLKWDYETNGHFDIHKVAKEINGYFLEDIPEHPVDKKAYKKGTLVPSFVFLLDDGRTSCGNWIYSASYTEAGNMAARRKKSDPTGLGLYPEWSWTWPVNRRIIYNRASVDLEGNPRDPKRPLLKWDMEAKKWLGDVPDGPAPPMGANGIYPFIMKPDGVASVFGPGLKDGPFPEHYEPLECPVERNLMSGQRINPAIKIYAGDLDKFATCDPKYPLVCSTYRVPEHWQTGVLTRWLPWLIEAEPQMFCEMSYELAELKGIQNGEPVVVETQRGSVEAVAIVTHRLKPFQIADQTVHQIGIPWHFGWRWPESKDFSRGGDSANLLTPTVGDPNTMIPESKAFMANVRKATRKARR
- a CDS encoding formate dehydrogenase, giving the protein MAGKSFFIDTSLCTACRGCQVACKQWNKNKAEVTTQRNWGNHQNPPDFTSNTFKLVRFNELEEGGTVKWYFFPDQCRHCIDAPCMEMAQGLGSKAITRDAATGAVLFNPKIKVSKTDFEEIRSACPYDVPRRNEKAGTMAKCTMCIDRVTNGLLPACVKTCPSGAMNFGDRDKMLALANKRLEEVKKRYPKAQLLNADDVRTIFLVVDDPVKYHKFAAASDTFGVTRLAAIKKMIRPLTNLANWPG